A stretch of the Vicinamibacteria bacterium genome encodes the following:
- a CDS encoding DUF2283 domain-containing protein, with amino-acid sequence MKQIRLRVTYREDGSPFAAYLHLPSKPNEKRAKCRRVEPGMILDINMDGKLIGVELTAPLLVTLDDVNKVLEEYGLDPIKEATLKPLLAA; translated from the coding sequence ATGAAACAGATCCGATTGAGAGTTACCTATCGAGAAGATGGCAGTCCTTTTGCCGCCTACCTCCATCTTCCCAGCAAGCCAAACGAGAAGCGTGCGAAGTGCCGTCGTGTCGAGCCAGGGATGATCCTGGATATCAACATGGATGGAAAGCTCATCGGCGTCGAGTTGACCGCGCCGCTCCTCGTGACTCTGGACGATGTCAACAAGGTTCTCGAGGAGTACGGTTTGGACCCCATCAAGGAAGCGACGCTGAAGCCTTTGCTCGCC
- a CDS encoding YkgJ family cysteine cluster protein, giving the protein MTISRERLVRLDEILLDRFDAEVRRGETAAGHHVTCHLGCTECCIGPFEISALDAARLRRGLANLPVQMARLVEKRARTQWDYLRPSFPGDTSTGFLADDDRARESFCETFASIPCPVLDPGTGACLLYAHRPLACRSFGLPVVQEDERLPPCRLNFTNAGECDVRRATIEPDPEYLEGDLIALLDHDAETVIAAAIALGDR; this is encoded by the coding sequence GTGACGATCTCACGGGAAAGGCTCGTTCGACTCGATGAGATCCTGCTCGACCGCTTCGACGCCGAGGTGAGGCGGGGAGAGACCGCCGCGGGGCACCACGTCACGTGCCACCTCGGCTGTACCGAGTGTTGCATCGGGCCGTTCGAGATCTCGGCGCTGGACGCGGCGCGGCTCCGAAGAGGTCTCGCGAACCTTCCGGTTCAAATGGCGCGCCTCGTCGAAAAGCGCGCCCGCACCCAATGGGACTACCTCCGTCCGAGCTTCCCCGGTGACACGTCGACCGGCTTTCTCGCTGACGATGATCGCGCGCGGGAGAGTTTCTGTGAGACATTCGCCTCAATCCCCTGCCCGGTACTCGACCCAGGAACCGGTGCTTGTCTCCTCTACGCGCACCGGCCGCTCGCGTGCCGGAGCTTCGGCCTTCCCGTCGTTCAGGAAGACGAGCGCTTGCCTCCCTGCCGGCTGAACTTCACCAATGCAGGGGAGTGTGACGTGCGGAGAGCGACGATCGAGCCCGACCCGGAGTACCTCGAGGGCGATCTCATCGCATTGCTGGATCACGACGCCGAAACCGTGATCGCCGCCGCCATCGCGCTCGGCGATCGATGA